DNA sequence from the Fusobacterium sp. SYSU M8D902 genome:
TTTTCCTGTCTTTCTCATCTCTTTTCCACAGATAGTTGCCATATCCATAAGTGACATATATTTCTTTTCGATTCTATCTTGATGTACAAATTTTCTAACTTCTACATACTTATCAAAAGCTCTTTGTAAAGTCTCTCCAAATTCACTCTTAGGGAATACAACATTTTTTATTCTTGTTTCAAATGTTGTATGTCTACAGTGATCTGACCAGTAAGTATCCAACACTTTTATCTCAGTCTCTGTTGGATCTCTTCTTTCAGTATTTTTGAAGTACTCTTGAACAAAAGCTATATCTGCTAATGTCATTGCAAGACCAAGCTCTTTTCTAAATTTCTCTAACTCATCTCTATCATACTCAATAAATTTATTAAATACAGGAACCTCTTGTGCTTTCTCTCCCTCTTCTATCTCCAATTTTTCAAGAGATTTTTCTCTCATCTCCACAGGGTTAATATAGTATTTTTTTACTCTCTCTAACTCAGAATCTGAAAGATCTCCCTCTAATACTATCACCTTACCACTTGTTACTGTTACATTCTCGTTCTTATTTGAGATAAGATTTAAACATTGCATTGCTGAGTCAGCTCTTTGATCGAACTGTCCAGGTAAAAACTCCACTGCAAAATATTTCCCTTCATTTAACTCTAACTCCTCAGTTACTCTATCTGTAACTACTTCTGAAAAGATCAATTTTTTCGCAGCCTCTAACTCTGATCTCTCTATTCCAAATACATCATAGCAATTGATCAATCTTATTTTTTTCAATCCTGTTAGCTGTAAACTCTCTTTTAACTCATTTTCAAGTCTCTTTGCCTCTAAATCAAAGCCCTGTTTTTTCTCAACAAAAATACGATAATTCATTTTTCCTCCTGAAAATTTTAATATAGATTCCTTTTAGTCAATTATTTAAAATAGCCCTTCTATTTTCCCGTTCTCATCTATGTCTATCAACTCTGCTGCTGGTTTTTTAGGTAGTCCAGGCATATCTATTATATCTCCAGCCATAGCGACAATAAATCCTGCTCCTGCTGAGATTCTTAACTCATTTATAGTCACTGTAAATCCTGTTGGTCTTCCTATTAGTGAAGCATTATCTGATAAAGATTTTTGAGTCTTTGACATACAAACTGGTAATTTTCCATATCCTAACTCATCTATTGTCTTTAGCATCTTTTTAGCTCCACTGCTAAACTCTACACCCTCAGCTCCATATATCTCTTTAGCTATCAGTTCTATCTTCTCTTTTATACTCAAATCCAATGAATACAATGGTTTATACTCATCTTTTCCCTTTTCAATCTGTTCTAGTACTTGGTTGGCAAGGTCAATTCCTCCCTCTCCACCTTTTGCCCAAACGTCACATAAGGCAACTGGAACTTCCTGCTTTTTACAGTGCTCCTCTATATATTTTAACTCTCTATCTGTATCACTAACAAATCTATTGATAGCTACAACTACTGGTAAACCATATTTTTTCATATTCTCAATATGCTTATCTAAGTTTGTAATTCCTTTTTCTAAAGCTTCTAAACTCTCCTCTGAAAGCTCCTTCAATCCACCGTGATGTTTTAAAGCTCTAACTGTTGCAACTATAACAACACAATTAGGTTTTAGATTTCCTTTTCTACACTTTATATCTAAAAACTTCTCTGCTCCTAAATCTGCAGCAAATCCAGCTTCTGTTATTGCATAATCTGAAAGTTTCAATGCTAACTTAGTTGCAAGTATCGAGTTACATCCATGAGCTATATTAGCAAATGGTCCACCGTGAATAAATACTGGTGTGTTTTCTAATGTCTGTACTAAATTTGGTTTTAAAGCTTCTTTCAATAGTGCTGTTACAGCTCCCTCTATTTTTAATTCTCCCACTGTCAGAGCTTTTCCATCTCTAGAATAACCAAATACCATATTTTTTATCTTATCTTTTAAATCTATAAGTGAATTAGCTAAGCATAAAGCTGCCATTATCTCTGAAGCAACTGTGATTTGGAATGATGATTCTCTTGGAATTCCATTAGCTTTTCCACCTAAACCTATCACTACATCTCTCAATGCTCTATCATTCATATCAACTACTCTCTTCCAAGTAATTTTTGTTAAATCAATATTTAAAGCATTTCCTGAGTTAATGTGATTATCTATACAAGCTGCAATCAAGTTATGTGCAACACCTATTGCATGAAGATCTCCTGTAAAATGAAGATTTATATCCTCCATAGGAATAACTTGAGAATAACCTCCACCAGTAGCTCCCCCCTTCATTCCAAAGACAGGTCCCAATGATGGTTCTCTAAGTGCAGCTATAGATGATTTTCCAAGTCTATTTAAAGCTTGTGTCAATCCAACTGTCACTGTTGATTTTCCCTCTCCAGCAGGTGTAGGAGTAATTGCTGTTACCAATATTAATTTTCCATCTTTTTTAGCTTCTAACTCTTTTAGTACCTCTAGATTTACTTTAGCCTTGTATTTTCCATACTGTTCAATACTATCTTCACTAAGTCCTATCTTCTTAGCTATCTCCATAATATTTTGAATTTTTGCTTCCTGTGCTATTTGAATATCAGTCTTCAATTTCTCCTCCTCAAATCCTTTCTAATTAAAAAGGTCTAAGTACACACTAATGCTTTGCATCAGTACACACTTAGACCATTAAATTTACCTATTCTTATATTCACAATTATGCCTTTGTTAGATTTCAGATTATATATTATATTTCTCTTCTTCTTTTTAACAAATAGCATTTCTCTCCTCCATAGCATTTTTCATATATACCAAAAGGAATGACAAAAAAGCATCTTGTCAAACAACTCATAGCGGTTAATTTAGGGTCAACCGTAGAAACTCCTGACCATATTACAGGTATATATGAGATATATTTTTTTCTATACATTTAGAATAACATAAAAGTTAATTTTTGTCAAAATAAAAACTTTTTTTAATGCTTTTTATTTTTTTTAATGTTCTTTGTGTATTTTTTGTTCTTATTTCTTACTTTTTACTAAACATACGATAAAAATACTCTAACCCCATAACATAACTGTCAACACCTAACCCAGATATCTGACCTACACAAGCTACAGCTGTATAAGATATTTTTCTAAAATCCTCTCTTTTATGGATATTTGAAAGGTGTACCTCCAATGTTGGAATCTCTATACTTTTTATAGCATCAAATAAGGCTATGGAAGTGTGAGTATACGCTCCTGGATTTATAATTATCCCATCATATTTTTCAAAGTATGCTCTTTGTAAAATATTGATCATCTCACCTTCAATATTACTTTGAAAAATATCCAAACTTATCCCTTTACTCTCTGCTATATCTTTCAGATAATTACACATATCTGCATAATTTTGATGCCCATACACCTCCTTCTCTCTTATCCCTAAAAAATTTATATTTGGACCATTTAATATCATTATCTTCATAATTTTTCTCCTCTTAGTTCCTTCTCTACCAACTCTTCTAACTCCTCTACCAAAGCTCTATCTACCTTGATTCCTTTCCATATTTCATCACTTTTTATAGCTTGGTTTACCAGCATTGAAACCCCGTTTACACACTTTAATCCATTTTTTTTTGCCAATTTTAGAAATTCTGTATCTGCTGGATTGTATATTAAGTCTATAGCCACATCAAAACGTTTTAATATATCCTCAGTTACGGGTGAATTAAGAGTATTTGGATACATTCCTACTGGAGTCGTATTTATCAAAATCTCTCCTCCTATTATATCTTCATAAGAGACTACTATTATATTTTTAAACTTTCTCTTTAATTCAGCTTTTTTGCTCTCTATATCTCTAGTTACAACAACTATCTCCTTAGCCCCTAGATCATTTAAAGCTACAATTACTGATTTGGCAGCTCCTCCACTTCCCAACACATAGCAACTCTTCTTACTTATCTCTACACTGTGCTCCTCTAACATCTTTATAAATCCAAAATAATCACTGTTGTAACCATAAGTTTTCCCATCTTCTATCCTTACCAAATTGATAGCTCCTATCTTTTTAGCCTCTTCTGATATATAATCTAGTTCCTCTAATAATACCTCTTTGTACGGAATTGTAATATTAAATCCTACTACATCTTCAGCTCTCAATTTTTTTAAAATATCTTTTTCATTCTCTATCTCATATAAAGAGTACTCTCCTGACAAGTTTAATTTTTGAAATACATAGTTGTGAATCAATGGTGATAGTGAATGACCCAATTTTTTTCCAACAAGACCATATTTACTCATATTTTCCTCCACTTTCAAATATTTTATCCAATAAGGCTATAGCCATAATAGCCTCTATCACTACAACAGCTCTAGGTACTATGCACGGATCATGCCTTCCCTCTATTAAAAGCTTACAATTCTCTTCACTCCTTATATTTACAGTATTTTGCTCCTTTGATATAGATGGAGTAGGTTTTATAGCTACTTTAAAAGATATTGGCATCCCATTTGAAATTCCACCAAGTATGCCTCCATTATTGTTAGTTAAAGTTTCTACCTTTCCATTGTTATAATGGTACTGATCATTCACTTCAGAGCCATAATATCTCGTCATATCAAAACCACTTCCAAACTCAATCCCCTTAACTGCAGGAATTGAAAAAGCTAAATGTGCGATTGTACTTTCCAATGAATCAAAAAAAGGTTCTCCTACTCCACTTGGAACTCCAACAGCATAACAATTTATTGTTCCTCCTACCGAATCTCCTGCAACTCTCGCTTTTTCAATCTCAGCTTTTATCTCTTGAATTTTCTTCTCGTTGATAATTGCCATCTCTTTGTTAGCTAATTTTTCAAATACCTCTTTATTTAACTCTTCTTTGGTCAATCTGTCTATCTCAATTCCTTTTATACTAGTTATTTGAGCTCCAACATATATATTTTTTTGAGCCAGTATTATCTTTGCAACAGCTCCAGCAAAAACAATTGGTGCTGTAATTCGCCCTGAAAAGTGACCCCCGCCCCTTACATCATTATAT
Encoded proteins:
- a CDS encoding formate--tetrahydrofolate ligase, with amino-acid sequence MKTDIQIAQEAKIQNIMEIAKKIGLSEDSIEQYGKYKAKVNLEVLKELEAKKDGKLILVTAITPTPAGEGKSTVTVGLTQALNRLGKSSIAALREPSLGPVFGMKGGATGGGYSQVIPMEDINLHFTGDLHAIGVAHNLIAACIDNHINSGNALNIDLTKITWKRVVDMNDRALRDVVIGLGGKANGIPRESSFQITVASEIMAALCLANSLIDLKDKIKNMVFGYSRDGKALTVGELKIEGAVTALLKEALKPNLVQTLENTPVFIHGGPFANIAHGCNSILATKLALKLSDYAITEAGFAADLGAEKFLDIKCRKGNLKPNCVVIVATVRALKHHGGLKELSEESLEALEKGITNLDKHIENMKKYGLPVVVAINRFVSDTDRELKYIEEHCKKQEVPVALCDVWAKGGEGGIDLANQVLEQIEKGKDEYKPLYSLDLSIKEKIELIAKEIYGAEGVEFSSGAKKMLKTIDELGYGKLPVCMSKTQKSLSDNASLIGRPTGFTVTINELRISAGAGFIVAMAGDIIDMPGLPKKPAAELIDIDENGKIEGLF
- the aroQ gene encoding type II 3-dehydroquinate dehydratase, whose protein sequence is MKIMILNGPNINFLGIREKEVYGHQNYADMCNYLKDIAESKGISLDIFQSNIEGEMINILQRAYFEKYDGIIINPGAYTHTSIALFDAIKSIEIPTLEVHLSNIHKREDFRKISYTAVACVGQISGLGVDSYVMGLEYFYRMFSKK
- the aroE gene encoding shikimate dehydrogenase → MSKYGLVGKKLGHSLSPLIHNYVFQKLNLSGEYSLYEIENEKDILKKLRAEDVVGFNITIPYKEVLLEELDYISEEAKKIGAINLVRIEDGKTYGYNSDYFGFIKMLEEHSVEISKKSCYVLGSGGAAKSVIVALNDLGAKEIVVVTRDIESKKAELKRKFKNIIVVSYEDIIGGEILINTTPVGMYPNTLNSPVTEDILKRFDVAIDLIYNPADTEFLKLAKKNGLKCVNGVSMLVNQAIKSDEIWKGIKVDRALVEELEELVEKELRGEKL
- the aroC gene encoding chorismate synthase → MGANWGQTIRLSIFGESHGKAIGINIDGLPAGIEIIDEYIGREMQRRAPGKNRFSTQRKESDGYEILSGVYEGRTTGAPMCVIIRNEDKKSKDYSDLKIMMRPSHSDYSAYIKYRGYNDVRGGGHFSGRITAPIVFAGAVAKIILAQKNIYVGAQITSIKGIEIDRLTKEELNKEVFEKLANKEMAIINEKKIQEIKAEIEKARVAGDSVGGTINCYAVGVPSGVGEPFFDSLESTIAHLAFSIPAVKGIEFGSGFDMTRYYGSEVNDQYHYNNGKVETLTNNNGGILGGISNGMPISFKVAIKPTPSISKEQNTVNIRSEENCKLLIEGRHDPCIVPRAVVVIEAIMAIALLDKIFESGGKYE